CTAGGTTCTCTGACCTTATCGAACATCTCGGATTACACTCAATTGAATCTGTCTCTGATGTGGCAGAGGCCATCTCTCTCGTGCAAGCTCAGCAGCCAGATGTGCTGCTGCTGCAGGCTGACTATCCCGGTGCCTTAGATCTATGCCGCACTTTTAAAGACCAAGGACGGCTGTCGTGGATTTATATCATTCTAGTTGGGCAGATTCAATGGGTCGATTGGTTTAGCGCGGTCACCACATCCCAACACATTACCCAAGAGGAAACTGCTATTGAAGCCGGCGCTGATGCCTTTGCCTGGTGTGCCCATCAGATGGATCATCAACCTATCAAAGTACTAGATAGTTCTAGGCAGGATACCCCTGACCCATCCTGCCAACCTGATTCATTGCATGCCCATGCCCATCCCCTCAACGTCTATCATTTCAGCCAACTCCTATTGCGGCGTCTGGGAGCCACGATCAAGTCGGGGTTGCGGCGAGTGCAAAATCATCGAGAGCTGATGCGCACTAATGATCTGCTCTCAGCGATCGCCCTCTCAGATCCTCTCACTGAATTAAACAACCGACGAGCCTTTGAATGGGAACTGCCTCGGCAAATCCAAAATGCGCGCAACCGCAAAGCCCCAATTAGCCTACTGGTGCTGGATGTTGATTACTTTAAGTCCATCAACGACAACTACGGGCATTTGGTGGGCGATCGCGCCCTGCAACTCATTTCTGCCCGCCTGCGCCACAATCTAAGGTTTTGTGACACACCCTTTCGCTACGGTGGGGAAGAATTTATTGTGATTCTCA
The nucleotide sequence above comes from Candidatus Obscuribacterales bacterium. Encoded proteins:
- a CDS encoding GGDEF domain-containing protein — its product is MAEAISLVQAQQPDVLLLQADYPGALDLCRTFKDQGRLSWIYIILVGQIQWVDWFSAVTTSQHITQEETAIEAGADAFAWCAHQMDHQPIKVLDSSRQDTPDPSCQPDSLHAHAHPLNVYHFSQLLLRRLGATIKSGLRRVQNHRELMRTNDLLSAIALSDPLTELNNRRAFEWELPRQIQNARNRKAPISLLVLDVDYFKSINDNYGHLVGDRALQLISARLRHNLRFCDTPFRYGGEEFIVILNDTDGAEALRVGHRLRRRMAERPFALSDTLDVTITISIGSASLLPSDDERGISLLNRADRNLLSAKSRGRNQVVASQDSSPG